Proteins encoded within one genomic window of Chitinophaga parva:
- a CDS encoding DUF3820 family protein, whose translation MEIPQPNGAMLQELVTMKMPFGKYKGTTLCDLPVSYLEWFPRKGGFPPGKLGMLLETLLVIKTNGLMELLAPLRKGEGGGS comes from the coding sequence ATGGAAATACCACAGCCAAACGGCGCAATGCTACAGGAACTTGTTACCATGAAAATGCCTTTTGGTAAATACAAAGGCACTACGCTCTGTGACCTGCCCGTATCTTACCTGGAATGGTTTCCGCGCAAAGGCGGTTTTCCGCCCGGCAAACTGGGCATGCTGCTGGAAACCCTGCTGGTGATCAAGACCAATGGTCTCATGGAGCTGCTGGCGCCGCTGCGGAAAGGTGAAGGAGGTGGGAGCTAA
- a CDS encoding DUF5690 family protein, with translation MKLLQRGRAVVAQWPYPVASLVAALASFGCYTSMYAFRKAFAAGTFEGSAYLGVDYKVWLVIAQVVGYMLSKFYGIRFIAETAAKRRAQYILLLIAISWVALFAFAVTPAPWNIIFLFVNGFPLGMIWGLVCGYLEGRRNTEFLTAVMSTSLIFASGFVKSTGRGLMQGLGISEYWMPFVTGAVFALPLLFFVACLELIPPPNEEDKALRTARAPMDAAARRHFVHYFLPGIIITVVIYVFFTIMRDVRDNFEVEIWANFGVHDYSVYTRIDSMISVIVLVCISSLILVKDNLKAFTIIHGMIILGCILVGIGTWLFDTHRIDVYAWMSIAGLGLYMGYIPYNAIFFERMIATFRVKGNVGFIMYIADAMGYLGSVSILLIKEFGNTQLSWGRFFQQGVMAVSVIGGVFGLVSLLYFRQKKKLTVSSHLLHLSAAAPAAP, from the coding sequence ATGAAATTATTGCAGCGTGGCCGCGCCGTTGTGGCGCAATGGCCTTACCCGGTGGCATCCCTGGTGGCTGCACTGGCTTCCTTTGGGTGTTATACATCCATGTATGCTTTCCGCAAAGCCTTTGCTGCCGGTACTTTTGAAGGAAGTGCCTACCTGGGGGTCGATTATAAGGTATGGCTGGTAATAGCCCAGGTAGTAGGCTATATGCTGAGCAAATTTTACGGCATCCGCTTCATTGCGGAAACCGCGGCCAAACGCCGTGCGCAGTACATCCTGCTGCTGATCGCTATTTCATGGGTGGCGTTGTTTGCCTTTGCAGTGACGCCGGCGCCGTGGAACATCATATTCCTTTTCGTGAATGGATTTCCGCTAGGCATGATCTGGGGCCTGGTGTGCGGCTACCTGGAAGGGCGGCGCAATACAGAGTTCCTCACGGCGGTAATGAGTACCAGCCTGATATTTGCCTCCGGCTTTGTGAAGTCCACCGGGCGCGGTCTCATGCAGGGCCTGGGCATCAGCGAGTACTGGATGCCCTTTGTAACCGGTGCCGTGTTTGCATTACCCCTGCTCTTTTTTGTAGCCTGTCTGGAGCTGATACCCCCGCCCAACGAGGAAGACAAGGCCCTGCGCACGGCCCGTGCGCCCATGGATGCCGCGGCGCGGCGCCACTTTGTACACTACTTCCTTCCCGGTATTATCATTACGGTGGTGATCTACGTGTTCTTTACCATTATGCGCGATGTGCGGGATAATTTTGAAGTGGAGATCTGGGCCAACTTTGGCGTGCATGACTACTCCGTGTACACCCGCATAGATTCCATGATCTCCGTGATCGTGCTGGTGTGCATCAGCAGCCTTATCCTGGTGAAGGATAACCTCAAAGCATTCACTATCATTCACGGGATGATCATCCTGGGTTGTATACTGGTGGGTATTGGTACCTGGTTATTTGACACACACCGTATTGATGTATATGCGTGGATGAGCATTGCGGGCCTGGGCCTGTACATGGGTTACATTCCCTATAACGCCATTTTCTTCGAGCGCATGATCGCCACTTTCCGTGTAAAAGGCAATGTGGGCTTCATCATGTACATCGCCGATGCCATGGGCTACCTGGGCAGCGTAAGTATTTTGCTCATCAAGGAATTTGGGAATACACAGCTGAGCTGGGGGCGCTTCTTCCAACAGGGAGTAATGGCGGTATCTGTTATTGGTGGTGTATTTGGACTGGTCAGCCTGTTGTATTTCCGGCAGAAAAAAAAGTTAACGGTTAGCTCCCACCTCCTTCACCTTTCCGCAGCGGCGCCAGCAGCTCCATGA
- a CDS encoding SusD/RagB family nutrient-binding outer membrane lipoprotein gives MKKILSATLLLAALVVAMSSCKKSFSDLGENNNKPVKVAPSLLFTGILNDTYEAPYTMAERWGQYYLCNYDYYGNNRYDFGGLSAKVSDVPADYYSTLANVLDMEKAAMANGANATNPYEALGKFFRAYLFTKMSLEVGDLPMTDALQGLNGKQPKYDTQKAIFKQAFIWLDSANTELAKLIANPDQSNTTPGQVLKGDIFLANNLVKWQKVVNTLRIRLLLELSLKATDADLNVPAQFAMILSNPAKYPLMSDATDNLQYTYINPTNKYPNNPDNFGFDALRYNTSNTYIHLLDSLQDPRVYITAEPARYLVDTLKQSATDFKSFVGADPGQALKDMYARNNHGEYSLLNRHHYYDTYTAEPSIQIGFPELMFNIAEGINRGWYTGAPADSFYKAGIRASMDFYGIPVSGPLTVFFLHPGASLGNYDKYNVTVDFNTYYNQATVKYAAGAQGLKQILQQRYLALFRHSGLESYFTYRRTGVPNFTVGDGTGNSNRIPLRFQYNTTERSANTDNYEAALQSQYGGNDDINGVMWLLSSK, from the coding sequence ATGAAAAAGATCTTATCCGCCACCCTGTTGCTCGCAGCCCTCGTTGTTGCAATGAGCAGTTGCAAAAAGAGTTTCAGCGACCTGGGTGAAAACAATAACAAACCGGTAAAAGTAGCGCCCTCCCTGCTTTTCACCGGTATCCTCAACGATACATATGAAGCGCCCTACACCATGGCAGAGCGCTGGGGCCAATACTACCTGTGTAACTATGATTACTATGGTAACAACCGTTATGACTTTGGTGGCCTGAGTGCCAAGGTAAGCGACGTGCCAGCGGATTATTATTCCACCCTGGCCAACGTGCTGGATATGGAAAAAGCTGCCATGGCCAATGGTGCCAATGCCACCAACCCGTATGAGGCACTGGGTAAATTCTTCCGTGCCTACCTGTTCACCAAAATGAGCCTGGAAGTGGGCGACCTGCCCATGACCGATGCACTGCAGGGCCTGAACGGCAAGCAACCCAAGTACGATACCCAGAAAGCCATTTTCAAACAGGCTTTCATATGGCTGGATTCTGCCAATACCGAGCTGGCAAAGCTGATTGCCAATCCCGACCAGTCTAACACCACGCCCGGCCAGGTATTGAAAGGCGATATTTTCCTGGCAAACAACCTGGTGAAATGGCAGAAAGTGGTGAACACCCTGCGCATCCGCCTGCTGCTGGAACTGAGCCTTAAAGCAACAGATGCAGACCTCAACGTGCCTGCACAGTTTGCGATGATCCTTTCCAACCCGGCAAAGTACCCGCTCATGAGCGATGCCACGGACAACCTGCAGTACACTTACATCAACCCCACTAACAAGTACCCGAACAACCCGGACAACTTTGGTTTTGATGCCTTGCGCTACAACACGTCCAACACTTACATTCACCTGCTGGATAGCCTGCAGGACCCGCGCGTGTACATTACCGCAGAACCGGCCCGCTACCTGGTAGATACCCTGAAACAAAGCGCTACTGACTTCAAATCCTTTGTAGGCGCTGATCCCGGTCAGGCACTGAAAGACATGTACGCCAGGAACAACCATGGGGAGTACTCCCTGCTGAACCGCCACCACTACTACGATACCTACACTGCGGAGCCCAGCATCCAGATCGGCTTCCCGGAACTGATGTTCAATATCGCGGAAGGCATTAACCGTGGCTGGTACACCGGCGCACCGGCAGATTCTTTCTACAAAGCAGGCATCCGCGCTTCCATGGACTTTTACGGTATCCCGGTTTCCGGCCCGCTCACGGTGTTCTTCCTGCACCCCGGTGCCAGCCTGGGTAACTATGACAAGTACAACGTAACGGTAGATTTCAATACCTACTACAACCAGGCTACCGTAAAGTACGCCGCTGGTGCACAGGGCCTGAAGCAGATCCTGCAGCAGCGCTACCTGGCCCTCTTCCGCCACTCCGGCCTGGAATCTTACTTCACTTACCGCAGAACGGGGGTGCCCAACTTCACCGTGGGTGATGGTACAGGCAACAGTAACCGTATTCCCCTGCGCTTCCAGTATAACACTACAGAGCGTTCTGCCAATACGGATAACTACGAAGCAGCCCTGCAATCGCAGTACGGCGGCAACGATGATATCAACGGCGTAATGTGGCTCCTGAGCAGCAAATAA
- a CDS encoding family 10 glycosylhydrolase, which translates to MNKRRFLKAMGLGSAALLGSMKGMAAPFSAPEEAPSLPIRESSPSRSASPSKGDTPRHRVWINPNPKDSDTDISIHYTAYAQAGVTDIYFEADSEKHFRAAKAAGINAHRWIWTMNRGEKDLLAAHPEWYAQNRKGESCATHPPYVDYYRWLCPSKPEVVEYLKNVVHTELSKDYVDGIHLDYVRYCDVILPVHLWAHYGIDQSKELPEYDFCYCDTCRAGYKALKGKDPLELEHPDQSPSWRKYRYDRITNVVTNLANVAHKHKKPISAAVFPTPEIAKRIVRQDWVNWPLNAVSPMIYHGFYDEDVSWIGDAVEEGVKALHGRFPLYAGLYLPDFHDNMNDLARGIKLAMDNGAAGVSLFGTVTPDVLRALIAASA; encoded by the coding sequence ATGAATAAAAGACGTTTTTTAAAAGCCATGGGCCTGGGAAGCGCGGCCCTGCTGGGCAGCATGAAAGGAATGGCAGCCCCGTTTTCCGCGCCGGAGGAGGCCCCTTCCCTGCCAATCAGGGAGTCATCTCCTTCAAGGAGCGCATCTCCTTCAAAGGGGGATACGCCACGGCACCGGGTTTGGATCAATCCAAATCCTAAAGACAGTGATACCGACATCTCCATCCACTACACCGCCTATGCACAGGCGGGCGTTACGGATATTTATTTTGAAGCAGACAGTGAAAAGCATTTCCGCGCCGCAAAAGCAGCGGGCATCAATGCCCACCGCTGGATCTGGACGATGAACCGCGGGGAAAAAGACCTGCTGGCAGCCCACCCGGAATGGTATGCACAAAACCGTAAAGGCGAAAGCTGCGCCACCCACCCGCCTTACGTGGACTACTACCGCTGGCTGTGCCCCAGCAAACCGGAAGTGGTGGAATACCTGAAAAATGTAGTGCACACAGAGCTTTCCAAAGATTATGTAGATGGCATCCACCTGGACTACGTGCGCTATTGCGATGTGATACTGCCCGTGCACCTATGGGCCCATTACGGCATTGACCAGAGTAAAGAACTGCCGGAATATGATTTCTGTTATTGCGATACCTGCCGCGCAGGCTACAAAGCCCTCAAAGGCAAAGACCCGCTGGAGCTGGAACACCCGGACCAGAGCCCATCCTGGCGCAAGTACCGCTATGACCGAATTACCAACGTGGTGACCAACCTGGCCAATGTAGCACATAAGCACAAGAAGCCCATTTCCGCCGCCGTGTTTCCCACGCCGGAAATTGCCAAACGCATTGTACGGCAGGACTGGGTAAACTGGCCGCTCAACGCCGTAAGTCCCATGATCTACCACGGCTTTTATGATGAAGATGTGAGCTGGATAGGCGATGCGGTGGAGGAAGGCGTAAAAGCCCTGCACGGCAGGTTTCCACTGTATGCCGGCCTTTACCTGCCAGACTTCCACGACAATATGAACGACCTGGCCCGGGGCATTAAACTGGCCATGGACAATGGTGCCGCCGGCGTATCGCTGTTTGGCACCGTAACACCGGACGTACTCAGGGCCCTGATAGCTGCCAGTGCTTAA
- a CDS encoding phosphonate degradation HD-domain oxygenase has product MYANTAIADEIIRLYEDFGKEDYIGEPVSQIEHMCQAAQLAELEGFDEEVVLAAFFHDIGHLCERIMPVESMDGYGVKDHEQLGGQYLRAKGFSEKVVTLVQAHVEAKRYLTFRYPAYYERLSEASRKTLEFQGGRMSEAEAVAFENHPWFNLFIKMREWDDNAKLEFQPLPPLDHYRKMIIRHLLAPQV; this is encoded by the coding sequence ATGTACGCTAATACCGCTATTGCAGATGAGATCATCCGCCTGTATGAAGACTTTGGAAAAGAAGATTATATCGGGGAGCCGGTATCACAGATAGAACATATGTGCCAGGCCGCCCAGCTGGCGGAGCTGGAAGGCTTTGATGAAGAAGTGGTCCTGGCGGCCTTCTTCCATGACATTGGCCATTTGTGTGAGCGGATAATGCCCGTAGAAAGCATGGACGGCTACGGCGTCAAGGACCATGAGCAACTGGGCGGCCAGTACCTGCGCGCCAAGGGCTTTTCCGAAAAAGTAGTGACCCTGGTGCAGGCCCACGTGGAGGCCAAGCGCTACCTCACTTTCCGCTACCCCGCTTACTACGAGCGCTTGTCTGAAGCCAGCCGTAAAACCCTGGAGTTCCAGGGTGGGCGCATGTCTGAAGCGGAAGCGGTGGCATTTGAGAACCATCCCTGGTTTAATCTCTTCATTAAAATGCGGGAATGGGATGACAATGCCAAGCTGGAATTTCAGCCCCTGCCGCCGCTGGACCATTACCGTAAAATGATCATCCGCCATTTGCTGGCGCCACAGGTTTAA
- a CDS encoding alkaline phosphatase family protein has protein sequence MKKLILCAATLVAAFHGMAQQRKTENIVIVTMDGMRWQEIFGGVDTALAHNEHFAPEGQESLKNFGADSTASSRERLLPFFWGTIAKQGQLYGNRSEGNLVNVANRYQFSYPGYNEMFTGYPDTLVNSNDKNYNKNTTVLEYINQQPGFKGKVAAFSTWDAFPYILNMPRSGVYVNAAMDSIPATTPALTLIGEQVRLSPKYLGGRPDEFTYMAGREYLKANHPRVLYIAFDDTDEFAHAGKYDEYLKQAHAEDAMLADLWHTLQSQPQYKNKTTLIVLCDHGRGGAGLPTWTSHGQDVKESGQIWMAFLGPDTRALGEIKTQQQVYQQQIAATIAGLLGMQFSAAHPVAPPLTHVF, from the coding sequence ATGAAAAAATTAATTCTCTGCGCGGCCACACTGGTAGCGGCATTCCACGGCATGGCACAGCAGCGTAAAACGGAAAACATCGTCATCGTGACCATGGATGGTATGCGCTGGCAGGAAATTTTTGGCGGGGTAGATACCGCACTGGCGCACAACGAACACTTTGCACCGGAAGGGCAGGAAAGCCTGAAGAACTTTGGCGCAGACTCCACCGCCAGCAGTCGCGAAAGATTGCTGCCTTTTTTCTGGGGCACCATCGCAAAACAGGGCCAGCTCTATGGCAACCGTAGTGAAGGTAACCTGGTGAACGTGGCCAACCGCTACCAGTTCTCTTACCCTGGCTACAACGAAATGTTTACCGGCTACCCGGACACACTGGTAAATTCCAACGATAAAAATTATAACAAGAACACCACCGTACTGGAATACATTAACCAGCAGCCCGGCTTCAAAGGCAAGGTGGCTGCATTCAGCACCTGGGACGCATTTCCCTACATCCTTAACATGCCGCGCAGCGGTGTGTATGTAAACGCCGCGATGGACTCCATCCCCGCTACCACACCGGCCTTGACGCTGATCGGTGAGCAGGTGCGGCTGTCCCCCAAATACCTGGGAGGCCGTCCTGATGAATTTACATACATGGCAGGCCGTGAATACCTGAAGGCAAACCATCCCCGTGTGTTGTACATCGCCTTTGATGATACCGATGAATTTGCGCACGCCGGCAAATACGACGAATACCTGAAGCAGGCCCACGCAGAAGACGCCATGCTGGCAGACCTCTGGCATACACTGCAAAGCCAGCCCCAATATAAAAACAAGACCACGCTCATTGTGCTGTGTGATCATGGTCGTGGTGGCGCGGGCCTGCCCACCTGGACCAGCCATGGACAGGACGTGAAAGAATCCGGCCAGATCTGGATGGCTTTCCTGGGCCCCGATACGCGCGCGCTGGGCGAAATAAAAACGCAACAGCAGGTGTACCAACAACAGATAGCCGCCACCATTGCGGGGCTGCTGGGTATGCAGTTCTCCGCTGCCCACCCCGTGGCACCGCCGCTTACACATGTATTTTAA